TCCAGGAAGCGCCATCGCCATACACTCGGTCTTCCGGTGGCACCAGGCGAATATCACCCACTTCATCCCGTAGCCTGGGGTTGGTGAGGGACTCCACGGCATAGAGCACGTCCCAATCCTGTGGGCTGGAGACGCGCTCGAACAGATGAATCTGAGGATAGCGTGACAGAATGACCCTATAGACAGGTTCATTGACCTCGCTAGCGGGTAGCGTTTCGATATCGATCACCAGCCACTTCGCTCCGCATCAAGGAAATTTCTGACCGCAGCCAGGTCCACCACCTGCCCGGCCAGCAACCGGTCCAGCGGCGCTGTGCCATTGAACAGCGGATTGTCGTTGGGGGTAGCCAGCCACTGGTCGGCCAATGCCTGATCGGGCAGCAAGATTTGCAGAGACTTGTAGATCCCGAGAATGTAGCTGGCCCGTTCCAACA
This sequence is a window from Banduia mediterranea. Protein-coding genes within it:
- a CDS encoding MbcA/ParS/Xre antitoxin family protein; translated protein: MIAQAEQLLQRGSSVTSSLLPAIFNIFSQWRLTGAQQMTLLGLSNEKTLYNWKNQPEKAKLTRDLLERASYILGIYKSLQILLPDQALADQWLATPNDNPLFNGTAPLDRLLAGQVVDLAAVRNFLDAERSGW